The DNA segment CCTCGGCGGTGCTGGTGCGAGGACGGCGGGTCCCGTGAGCAGCACCGAGTACCACTCCTACCTGCTCATCGACGACCTGCTGAAGCTGCAGCGGCCGCTGACCGAGGGCGCACCCGACGAGCTGCTCTTCATCGTCGTCCACCAGGTCTACGAGCTCTGGTTCCGGGTGGTGGTCGACGAGCTGGTCCGCGCCCGCGACGAGCTCCTCGCCGGCCGCGCCCACACCGCGGTGAAGCCGCTGCGGCGGGTGCTCGCCGTCGAGGGCCTGCTGGTCGACCAGCTGGGCGTGCTCGAGACCATGGGCCCGGAGGACTTCCTCGCCTTCCGCGACCCCCTGGCCCCGGCGTCCGGCTTCCAGTCGGCGCAGTTCCGGGCCATCGAGAGGCTCAGCGGCGGGGTCGCCGGGGCGTCGTCGACGGCGGCGGGCGCGGGCGGCGACCCTGGCGGCCCCTCGCTCTGGGAGGCGTACTGCGGGTGCGCCCGGGCCCAGGGGCTCGACCTCCCCGAGGGCGAGGCGGCCCGCGAGCGGCGGCTCGCCGTGCTCGCCGAGCTCTACCGCGACCACGCCGGCACCGCCGACCGCAGCGCTCTGCACGGCGTCGCCGAGCTGCTCTGCGACCACGACGAGGCGGTCGCCACCTGGCGCTTCCGCCACGCGCTGATGGCGGCGCGCACCATCGGCGCCCGCCCCGGCACCGGCGGCTCCGCCGGGGTCGAGTACCTGCGCTCCACCGTCGAGCGCCGCTTCTTCCCGGAGCTCTGGGAGGTGAGGACCCGGCTGTGAGGAGGCACGGCTGATGGAGGCCAACGAGGCGATGGAGCACGCCCAGCGGACCGGGGAGCAGGCGGCCCGCGGCAATTTCGGGCGCCACGTCGCCATCCTCGTCGCGGTCCTCGCCGCGCTCCTCGCCATCGCCACGCTGCTCGGCAACCAGGCGACCGCCGACGCCATCCTCTCCCAGGAGCGCGCCACCGACACCTTCAGCGAGTACCAGGCCGACTCGGTGAAGGAGAAGGTGAGCGCCGACTCCGCCCTCATCCTCCGCCAGCTGGGCGGGGAGGCGGCGGCGAGGGCGGCGGCCGACCTGGAGCGGACCGCGGCGAGCGAGGCGGCGAAGCGGCGGCCGCTGCTGCCCCTGGCGCGCTCGCTCGAGGCCCAGCGAGACACCGCGGAGCACCGCCACCACGGCTACCAGTTCGCCGAGGCGGCGCTCCAGATCGCGATCGTGCTCGCCTCGGTCTCGATCGTCGCGCGGTCGCGTCCGCTGGTCTGTGGAAGCCTCGGCCTGGGGGTGCTCGGGGTGCTGTTCATCCTCGACGGCGCCACCCAGCTGGTCTGGCTCGGCTGAACCGTCCGGCCGCGACCTCAGGCGTCCTTCCACCCCCCGCCGCCGCCGCGCCGGGCCGCGACCAGGCCGGCGACGATCGAGAGCGCGATCTCGGGGGCGGTGCGGCCGCCGAGGTCGAGCCCCACCGGGGTGCGGATCGCGGCCACCTCCGCGTCGCCCAGGCCGCGGGCGCGCAGCGCCTCGAGGTGGTGGGAGGTGTGGCGGCGGCTGCC comes from the Candidatus Dormiibacterota bacterium genome and includes:
- a CDS encoding tryptophan 2,3-dioxygenase family protein, translated to MSSTEYHSYLLIDDLLKLQRPLTEGAPDELLFIVVHQVYELWFRVVVDELVRARDELLAGRAHTAVKPLRRVLAVEGLLVDQLGVLETMGPEDFLAFRDPLAPASGFQSAQFRAIERLSGGVAGASSTAAGAGGDPGGPSLWEAYCGCARAQGLDLPEGEAARERRLAVLAELYRDHAGTADRSALHGVAELLCDHDEAVATWRFRHALMAARTIGARPGTGGSAGVEYLRSTVERRFFPELWEVRTRL
- a CDS encoding DUF4337 family protein, encoding MEANEAMEHAQRTGEQAARGNFGRHVAILVAVLAALLAIATLLGNQATADAILSQERATDTFSEYQADSVKEKVSADSALILRQLGGEAAARAAADLERTAASEAAKRRPLLPLARSLEAQRDTAEHRHHGYQFAEAALQIAIVLASVSIVARSRPLVCGSLGLGVLGVLFILDGATQLVWLG